In Rhinopithecus roxellana isolate Shanxi Qingling chromosome 4, ASM756505v1, whole genome shotgun sequence, a single genomic region encodes these proteins:
- the GTF3C6 gene encoding general transcription factor 3C polypeptide 6, with amino-acid sequence MAAVDERGLEDGEEEEEEEQLVLVELSGIIDSDFLSKCENKCKVLGIDTERPILQVDSCVFAGEYEDTLGTCVIFEENVEHADTEGSNKTVLKYKCHTMKKLSMTRTLLTEKKEGEENIGGVEWLQIKDNDFSYRPNMICSFLHENEDEEVVASAPDKSLELEEEEIQMNDSSNLSCEQEKPMHLDIEDSGPLIDIPSETEGSVFMETQMLP; translated from the exons GAGCAGTTGGTTCTGGTGGAATTATCAGGAATTATTGATTCAGACTTTCTctcaaaatgtgaaaataaatgcaaGGTTTTG GGCATTGACACTGAGAGGCCCATTCTGCAAGTGGACAGCTGTGTCTTTGCTGGGGAGTATGAAG ACACTCTTGGGACTTGtgttatatttgaagaaaatgttgAACATG CTGATACAGAAGGCAGTAATAAAACAGTGCTAAAATATAAATGTCATACAATGAAGAAGCTCAGCATGACAAGAACTCTTCTgacagagaagaaggaaggagaagaaaacatag GTGGGGTGGAATGGCTGCAAATAAAGGATAATGATTTCTCCTATCGACCCAACATGATTTGTAGCTTTCTACATGAAAATGAAGACGAAGAAGTGGTAGCTTCAGCCCCAGATAAATCTTTGGAATTGGAAGAGGAAGAGATTCAAATGAACGACAGTTCAAACCTGAGTTGTGAACAGGAGAAACCAATGCACTTGGATATAGAAGATTCTGGTCCTCTTATTGATATACCTTCTGAGACAGAAGGTTCTGTTTTTATGGAAACTCAAATGCTGCCTTAG